The genomic region AAAATTACTTGAGTAATACAACAAACTTTATATAATATCGGTAAAATATCCCACAGTTTATGATACAAAACATTTTTGATACATACTTTATTCATCGAAGTTGACCATTTTCGTTATTGCACCAGAAGaatcaatatttacatttaaccgGTAGTCATCAGTTTGTTATCTAGACATTTTACCCGGGATTAAAATTTCGTGTGAAGTCACAATGGTTCCCGGCCGTGGCAGTTATTTAAAGTTACTGTTGCCGATTTGTATATCTTAGCATTCACCTTTGTAATGAAACGTTAGAGTTGGGGCAAAGTTATGTGCGTTGTGCATGCGATTTGTGTGTAgaagttaatgtttattttacattttgaacacttttttttgttcattgaacagttttaattggacaatgcacaATATGAACCTTTGATATGTATCCACcttaaaaagtaacatttttgaaaattgaaacataaaatatcaaaccttgtttatttgaacggatattatttgacatgtttgtataatctataattgcaacatggaatatatcagctgaatactcaacacgtgcaacatttctggtgataaatactattggcggtctttcccttcttAAAAATACGGCATTTGAAACTTTCTCATTAACTTTCCCATGtgatttgaattaattaatacatgtgtGACGATTTTATTGGAAACGGGTTTATTTCAAAGCGTTTTTATACACATTTCAAATTGCATTTAGACAacctaacccgttttgcaataacattattgcAGAACGTATTATTACGAAAAGGATTGTAACAATGCTTCCCCGTTCTGAgagcatacatatatatttacttttaatttaaaaggAGTTATACACAAATTTATATCGGCCTcgtaaatgattttaaattattttagacTCAGAAAAAGAAACGAGCGGTTGGTGGAAGGTAAAATTAATATGTGCACCCAACTTTCCTCAGAACATAACctaaattgaacattttgatatattataatGCAAATTCAAAAGTGATATTTCCTCGAATTTGtagtaataacttttaaaaagaaaagcaCGTCAAACACTTTTTGCTTATGTTGTCTTTCCTCTTTGGTTTTGTACATTAAAAATATGACAATTCGTCTGCAACTTCATATTGTAAAAGTTCTATATGTATGTTTAATGGAAATGtcagtatttaattattttattttgtaatattttgttacaaaattaTTACACCTTGTTGCTTTTGCTTTATGAATGCAAAAAAATGAAGGAATGCTACTTTTCCgttttcataatatattttaaactttgttttattatgtatgtatatattccAATGTACAATTTGACTTTTTAACACCAACATaatctttaaattaaatataataaatcgagtttttaagaaatatataaCTCCTAATTTTTCGAACAGAAATGTGCTGTTACTTGTTTGCCGAATGCCCTTTACGTAATATTCTAAACAAACGTTTGATCTTGACCTTCAAAGTTGGCATAagcatacatgttttatttatttatttaaaatcatgaTCAAAAAGaactttatttattacaaattttAGTACTTATCACTTTTATTCAAATAGTAATGCTTTGAATAGAAAAATTAATCAACGGGAGATACTTTCACAAATATCAAAGACATGGCTCTTTCACTCCGCAACTCTTATCAAAACTTCGTGAACTATATGTACGTATGGTATGACACATAGTTATAATCTGCAAAATGAATTACCGTATCTATTTGGGCTGTGATTAAATACTTCAATACTTCCTGAGTTATGGTCTGCACATAAAACAGGGATGTACTGGTCGGAAGGACAATTGATGcgattattagttacactgtaagtaactgatggtgtatgggatatacactcTTAGTAATAAAATACCATAGGAGAGCGAAGTTCGAGTATGGTAAGAAAGTACTGAAAGTGTATATCCAATAACCATCAGATACTTACTATGTAACGATTatttatatctcaaccgactactggATTACTCGAgttgtatggaaattactcgaggtgtatggaaaatacacattAGGCACgcgaccgctctaagccaatcggattaggtcatttttgtaggggGTGAGATATTAATATATACCCTCCTTCGATGATATAGAAACGACATGCATGTGATAAAAACTGTCCTCATACAGATAATATACTAAAGTATTAacacacatattaaaaaaatacaaaatagggCTGATGCTAAATCTATAGAAATGAACACAGTTATCGGAAAGaatgatatttttaaacaacCTCAGTAAATATTAACACATATCGTACTATATAGAATAAACAAGTTTGAAATAATTTCATAAGAACATTTTCTGACTATGACTTCCGAAACCTGAAAAGAATAAGTTCAAATCATTTAAATTCTTAATTAAGAGTAGTGAAATCGTCTTATTCGAAGTGATATAATAATATGATACAATCTTACCGAAATATTTGAAGTGTAGCTCAAAGGTACATGTCCAGACTTCCAGACATCTCCCTGGTTCCCACTTACAGTCCACAGCAATTTCCCTGGAAGCTTGGGACCAGTAGCCATGTAAATGTTGAGACTTCCGATATCAGCACCATACATGTGATACCAGAATTGAACACAGACAGGAGCGTTAAAACCGGGCTGTATGATGCCACTCTGATACCAGGCCTTGTCACATTCCTCGCTTGGAGCGCTGGACTCGAGGTAGATGTATTTGCCTAAAACAATTGCTGGTACAATTAACCATATTAGTTTttgtatattcatatttatttaagaatGTATTAATATCTAcataacaatgaaatatataaaaacgttGAAGGATGAACAACATcaaaactattttacaattttatcaactataaaacatatcatcattatattatatgttttgaAGAATGAAAACACCAATACTTATTTTAAGATCATTGTCTTTTTTAATGAAACGCACCAACACATATTTTCACATAATTTCGAAAAAATTTAAACTACAAGTTCTTTTTACATCTGTATGAAGTACAAATACCCTCCGCTATCTTTTTAACAGTATAAAAAAGGAATATCAAACGTACCAGTACTGTTACCAAACGTATGATCCGAGCTAGGCCCCGTGTCGTCAGTGTTCGTCGAGCCATTGAACACAATCCAGTCCATATTGTCAAACAAGTCCACGTTATGCCAAGTACAATTTAACGGCGCATCGAACGTACATGTGATTTGATCtacgatagaaaaaaatcaagTGTTCAATGACATacgtttatgttatatttatacaGAATCGCGCTCTTGGGTTACACAATGTAACAAAGTAAAATAAAGATTTGTTTCTGTTTAAGATTTCTAGAAATGTAAGTTGAcatttataaataacatgtttattaatgGGTGTTTAATAACCAACAACAATATTCCTAACCGAGCCGTTGGGTATCTTACTAATAATTTTTCAGGACGAGTCAAACAAAATATGGTATCAAATGGaaacattaacttatttttttttattcaattcaaCCTCGGCATTAAGCAGGTACAgcacaaacatttaaattatcTGGTGACTTTGATTTGTAAATGTGACCTGTTACTGAAGAGTAACCCACATTTATTCGGTAAACTATCTGGGCTTGGGAAATAAAATATGATGTTATAGCAACATACTTTCAGGCATTAAAACGTTTCAAACGGTTTCCGATAATGCATGAACTTTGAGACAATTTGAAGtgatatttaatgcattgaaaattataaagcagaAGCATAAGTTTAGGACTGCTGATCATGAGTTTTGAAGCACGCGAGTTGTAAGCGACATATTGTCTGGTTAAAAAGAATATGAATACTAATAACTCAATAAATCCTGACATGATTTAAAATGTTACAGAGCGGATTCAAAACATTTGTGATATTCGATCTTGAACTTTCACAGAGGTGCTtgagtattttaaaccacacgtCGTCGGGTCGTCAAGGGGCATTGCGAGCAAAACCTTTGATTGCGGAACATACGAGCTGTGATCCACCACTCACAAACATTCACAAACGGAATCTTAAACCTCTCCTTCGACGTTATTAAGTATATGGTGTTAATGAcaaaacaacgtcatttcatacttcttatgttattgtgttattaaACAAACTACGTACAGCTCCACACTTCTAATGCTATGGtgttaatgaataaaaattattcaaataCTGTTTTATACGGACACACATCTCGCGCACGTGAAAACCGATCTTTAATTATAATGATTCTATTGCTGTATACACAAGGCTCGTTATGTAACTGGATTTTTGAATTTGTATCAATTTAAGTTCTTCGCTTAACATAGCCTGATTTAATGTACTGATTATGTAATTTACACATCAAACCTGGACAAGGTATCGAGGTACTGCAATTCTGAAACGCGCTATCATCTAAACCACAATCCTTTCCTCCATAAGCTGGAGGTGGGTTAGTACAGTACCGGTTTCGAGATTGAGTTCCATTCTCGCAGCTTACCGAGCAAGTGGACCATGCTGACCAGTCAGTCCACTTTCCATTAACTATTAATATCAAACAATGGCGACGCATTCAATAACTTGTATGTCTaagtattaaaaatatgtatccaTACAGAAATACATATCGCTTTTTGTTAACatgaatatgtatgtttgttaacTAAACAATTTTTCAAATAGAGTTAGCTTATGGATATGTTCCCCTTTAGCTAAACATTATTcatcataaacaaaaatattgcaGTACATACCTGGACAGTTAGTGTTGCTTGTTCGGTTGCACATACCCACTTCGAACTCAGAACCGTTGCAAACATGTCCGCCATTCAAGGGAGGCGGGCTGTCACACTTGCGATATCGCGGACGAAATCCGTTACAGTAGCAGACAGACCAGCCCTCCCAAGCTCCCCAGCTACCGTCAACTAAGAAACATATGACAATAAGTAACTTATCATTCGTTTCATTTCCACATTGTAGTGccttttttcttaaataatgcgATGCTGTTGAATGTTTTATAACtacgttaatatttatttcaaatgatttaaataataaaacgaaGATGTCATATGATGGCTAGCATTTTATATGATTTCTGACAAGAATATAATTCcatataaatcattttttttaatatatatttgttaatgtttttttatctCTTGCGACATACTTATTTAATTGACCGGAACGATTTGATTAAATTTTAAAGAGGGTCACGCAAGGATAATTTTTGTGACGATTCTTCAAAATCTGCCAAGGGGTAAAGGAGGGGAGTTTTGTTGTTGAAAAGGACCATTACTCCCGTTATTTCGCACAGATAGGAACAAATCATGGAGGTTCGGAATTTCATATGCTGATTATTGAAGTACCATATATCGACACTCAATGTATTCCGAGTTACGTACGACGCAAAAAGAAAacgttatttgtttaataaaattgtcataactATGGGTTTGTCGAAAATAACTTGAACCAGGGAATAAAGGTATGCACATGGAGATCTATATGTTTGATAAGCTTAATCACTCTAGCAGTAATGCAGAATAATACGTCTCACGAACAGAATGACATGTGCAtataacaattgacagttgcggCATAAATTATGATCCTTGGGACatgaaaaatatcaaacacaGAGTCTTCATTTAAAGAAACATAGCAGAAACACACTAAAGAACACTCATTAATTAATCTCTTTGCCTTGTTGTTTCTATTggaatgtttacaattatttgaGGGACTTCTTTTTCCACTTCTTTGTCTTTTTCAAAATGACGTTTTGCAGAAAAAATGATAGATTTAAAAAAGCTcacattatgtttaaacaagtgAATTCACACTCCTATCTAGGaacaatgtttaaattattgCTTCATTATTAGATTAATATCATTtgaaatcgataaaataataaagcgtgtGTTACCCTTTTCCtcaataatatgaaaaaaaataattattgaacatagcaTTTATAACTCACTCAAGATTCTATAGCATGCGTAACGAAAGGTTAGTTCACTTGCTTATGCTTCCATATGTCTATTGTTATAGCTAAGACTTTTCAAAACATTACACAAATGTAACAAAtcaattttttaatgaaatttttcatATCCACAAACATATATGAAAATGTCACTATACAATATGACCTTTAAGGCAATACCTGTGTCGCACTTGACCACAATCTGATGTTACGTATTAAGTATCAAACGTCTGGCCAATAGAAACAAAGGGCAAGACAAGTCGTGCCATAGGATGTCACATATGTTCACAATGTATGCTTGTCAGCGGGTTGTGGGCTACACAGTTAGCTGAATACCTTTCTTTCTTAACTTGACCAAGATTAAAACTCGGCTTAGttattttcaagaaaatatttaaagtacCACCAAAACGCTAAGAGTAATAAGTTGAATGTTCTTACATTTTACCTGGTTATCTTGTTTTGGACTCACTTGACACAAGTTCAAACTTGGCATTCAAATtgtcaatattaatattatttcatcAATATTGGTTCCTATAGTGGAATAACGTTCTTCTAAAATGCAACCTTGCAACCTGGTTTAAACCCACCTTTGTCCCGGAATCGGACTTGGACTAGCAAGTTTCAaggttaatatttaaacaaagtgAAAATTGTGGCATATTTAGTGGCAACAAGCCTAAATTTGACGACGCATACATTACAACGCATACTGAAAGATGCCCGATTACGCTCTCAATTTATAGACAATAATTCAACATGAGTATTTcttgctcaggttagctaaaaacaAGATTTATGATGACGTTACAGTAACGAAATAGTTTGACTAAGAGACTAACGCACGCATAATCACTTAACCATTACTACAGCAATACATGGGTCTTAGCAGCTTTATAATAAGTGCTATATTATAATTaatcatttcattttttaaaaccCAATTGTTATTTAAATGATTAGAGCTACATATTTTTATAAGATCCATGTTCATGTATAATATACTATGATCATATACTATAATATGTGGATAAGTATTCTGCAGCGGTTATGATCAAAGACATCTAACAAGGAAATGATGCAATGGAATAGTTATGCTTTAAGTGTTCACATGCGCAGAACATTATGCACTGCTAAATTATCGATATACATGCGATTTACTCTTCGAGGGCTACTTTCGAATCGAAATTCACCCACTTTTTCCTACTTAAGCTTACATCttttcatatattataaatattacaaacaagGCCCATCCCaagcactttgtgctcagttgGGTTTAAAATCTCTCTGCTGAGAATATAATAAAATTTACCCAAACAAGGTTTTGTGCACTTCTGTAATTGTATCGAGTCACCGCCATTACAATTCGCTTGGACATTCGGGTTCAGTACAAAGCACAGTCGTGTACGATTCCTCGTTCCCTCGATATTACACACAGCGGTGTTACATTCAGACCATTCAATCCACTGCGTCCATGTTGCATCACCTATTAACATCGTATATAATGCTGTTAAAATGAATCCATGATcacaactctttccgttttaCTTCACATACTAACTTGTATAACACTGCTGTAAAATATATATCATGAAACCCACACGGACACTGTCCCATCAgtagatattttataatgtcgttCACTTCCAAATACCAAGTACCGCATGAGTTTCCCCTTTAATTAAGTCCACAGAGAAATATGCTGAAAATTGAATGGCTGGGATTGCCAATGGACCAATAGTTATGATAAGTGGATACAATGttcaatgttcaatataaatcATGTGTTCGATgagtatgtacacatatcattGCTGCGGTAACTTATTTTTGTACCACTGGAGTTATTTCCAATTCATAATgtataaaacaacaatacaaaaaaatagtctgTTAACAACTAAACTATTTGGACCATCATGATTTCGTTAATTTACACAATCATTTTATCATTAGTTGCCGATTTGTCGCATATCAAGTGCGAGTTATTTCAGACCATTTGTTTAGTCGACGTTAGGCTGGCGATTTGCATGATCGACGGCGTATCTAAGACCATAGGCCGCATTGTTATTCAAGTCCAGATGAGTATGTTTCATTTCGCATCAATGTGACCTCAACGTTAATAAGGCAAAACTATTTTTGCCTTATACTTCCTTTTTATTCTTTGATAATAGATATCGAtaaacatatgttgttttttacgTTTTCCTCTAAAATGAATATTATATAGGCATAAGCTTTTTCAACATTGGCACTCTCAAAAGTATTACAGAACTATATACCTTTAGTGCTTTCCACAGGTTTTCTTTCAGATGAACGAGGACCATTAGAATGGGTTATGAAGAGTTCACAATGCCTTCTTTGattgttttaaattcatttatcatgcaaaatgaCTGTTTGATgattgataacaatacaaacaatgttttaatcaaTTTAGATACGTATAATATCGTCTCGATCCATTTCTCAAAACATCGGTACAAACTAGACTCTAATTATTACACCATACTTACATTTTTTTTCCATCTCTTTCGTTTTCTCGATAATCCCGTATTCCATTATAATTCCAGTTTTAAAAGTAAAGTATAAATTATGTCGTATGTAACTATtcaaagatttgatgaaaaaGACACCCAACCGGGACAGGGGTGTTCCCACTGTCCATGCGTAAATCAAGTGACACGATGTGTGGCATCGTGTACTTCTCATATTCTATTACAACGACGAATCGACAGGCACATCTGGGTATATAAAAGCAAGCGCCTCGGGTAATGAATTGATATGCTTGCCCAAAAACGATCACGAAACTACTTTACATAGAAACAATACTAATTCGACAACAGAAAACGTTGCTTGTGGGACAGAATGGCTAGTTTTTGTTACTAAACAAAAGCACTGATCGGAAGTCTTTAAACGACCGGGTACTATTTTTAAATGCTAGCGGACCGGCGGGGGACCCTTGTCTTTGGAAAGCACTGCCTTTCATCTAGCATCACTTCTTTGCATCAGGAATAAAATCCGTTTTTCCTTACACCGATTCTTAAAACTAGCACTCAGTGCATATATAAATTGAAATACTTTTTAGGATCAATTTCTGTACAAATAGTATGCAACTTATGATCAATCTTACATCAGGAACACTTACCCATTAAAAACCGTTTTTCTTGTCTGTGATTGGGAATTGATCGTGCGCTAGCGCATGTGTTTATTCCTTCGACATCCACGCATCTTGAACGAACATTTTGTTTATTCCTAGGATCATATTCTCGGAACCCTACCAATAAACATGAATCAAAAACATCACGATGTAACATGTAAACATGTTGAACGTTAAACAActctttttcaatgtatttaaatatgtgtGTCTTTCTAAGGAATTCATGTGCTAGATTATCCAAATCCTTTAAgcaatttgtttatgttatttttttcatatttattgttaCTGTCTTAAATTGGGGAACAAATTATAAAACCGCCATAACTGaatgaatattaaacatttgttaataTGCTCAAATCCAATATTTCAGCAGTAATACTATTGGAATCGAATGCGACTCAAGAGCTCGAATGTTAAGAAGAGTGTTTTCTcttttgtttctaaaaaaaagaAACTGCATTGAAATACTCATACACACAGGTAAAGATGGTTTATACCATGTTTATTAACGTCCATCACTTTAGCAATAATACGTTTAGATTGACACAcgaagcaaataaaaaaaatagttgtaCTAGTTTAAAAAACCTAATAACTCCTCATTTGACGAAAGGAAATTCACAAAATGCACATGTTATCAAGTtctgaataatttgttttgtAAGTTTCATCACCTTAAAAATTATAGCAACCGAGTTACGAGGAACACATTTTCAAAGATGACACTTTatacttaaaagtaaatatataaatcTGCGTAAGTCGACAGTAAAAAACAATTAGGTGACTAAGTTCATAAGCTTATGTAGATATTTATATAGTTTCATCCCTCCAGCAATTAACTTTGGTTTCGCATTATTTATCTCGTAAATGGGGACATCAACACGTACATCTGAGACATATTCGTATCTATACAATACTTATTATTAACGCTATGCAAGAAAAAAAGTAAAGTCGCATGTTTTGACATAAAGCTCTTCAAAAATACCTTTGATGACAATTATTTATCGAATTATTTATTGTACAGCGGAAGTAGAAGAGTATTAACTTTTACCATTGGCTTCGTTTTTATCAGCGGCTGGTTCAGTGTCCTCGATTACTGTGTAGCCATGAATGTAATAAATCTATGAGTGAAAAGGTCATTATGAAAATTATACACAAAACAAATTTCGATGAAACACAGATAATGACGATCGGTAAGATAATGCAACAGTAACACTCGTCTTCAATTTCTTAGTAATTTAGCCCCTGCGTGACAAAAACTGTGTGCCCATTTCGTacttaattttttaacattttaaatatcgTTTGTTCTATATTTCGTTCTGAAATGAGTTATTTTAAAAAGTGCAATGAGCTTTCCAGTTGTTTTGTTGTaaactactagtactagtacacGCACCATTCAAAATGCAAAATAATGCGTGTTGGGCGTTGTCATAAATGATGTATCTAATACAGCCTTCGTCATGGAACGGTTCGATAATATTATCATCATTACTATAGTTATTAATTTATATGCTGACCTGATTTACGCTAAGTTCTCAACGGTCATGAAACAAACTGTTGCTGCTGCACTCAACAACTCAAAATAAAGTCAATCgcaatatatacagataaaaaaGTCATTTAAACCTGACTATAAAAATAGTGTTAACGGTCtgtgtttaaattcttaaatgtgTACAAAAGTGCTCTAATAAAGTTGTAAATGTTAGACTCTGTTCATATTTACTGGAGTATCTTGCAGGAATAGCCATTCCCCCTTCATGTCACCATGGAAGCATGTGTTCCTCTCGACCAGTGTGACAACTCTGGAGCCGAGATCAGGGGCGCTGAATACAGGTGTGTCATCGTCTACGGTGCAGTAGGTGGTCCCACTAGCCCCATTATTAAGGCATCCCGAAAATATGAGAACAGCCAGAAA from Dreissena polymorpha isolate Duluth1 chromosome 5, UMN_Dpol_1.0, whole genome shotgun sequence harbors:
- the LOC127881628 gene encoding MAM and LDL-receptor class A domain-containing protein 1-like isoform X2; protein product: MRQFLAVLIFSGCLNNGASGTTYCTVDDDTPVFSAPDLGSRVVTLVERNTCFHGDMKGEWLFLQDTPIYYIHGYTVIEDTEPAADKNEANGFREYDPRNKQNVRSRCVDVEGINTCASARSIPNHRQEKRFLMGDATWTQWIEWSECNTAVCNIEGTRNRTRLCFVLNPNVQANCNGGDSIQLQKCTKPCLVDGSWGAWEGWSVCYCNGFRPRYRKCDSPPPLNGGHVCNGSEFEVGMCNRTSNTNCPVNGKWTDWSAWSTCSVSCENGTQSRNRYCTNPPPAYGGKDCGLDDSAFQNCSTSIPCPDQITCTFDAPLNCTWHNVDLFDNMDWIVFNGSTNTDDTGPSSDHTFGNSTGKYIYLESSAPSEECDKAWYQSGIIQPGFNAPVCVQFWYHMYGADIGSLNIYMATGPKLPGKLLWTVSGNQGDVWKSGHVPLSYTSNISIIAEATVGNGFHGDIGLDDLMFTQSTCFLYPSMANAQWAATCPTTTISPGHWSPWFNGQCSVTCGNGTLTRMRHCSSGHTDDCAGTSSEVIGCQKPPCGVWSEWFLGDCSVTCGDGTLSRMRICSSGHDEDCPGSAFDAMRCSQGPC
- the LOC127881628 gene encoding MAM and LDL-receptor class A domain-containing protein 1-like isoform X1 translates to MICDDAVSASSKMRQFLAVLIFSGCLNNGASGTTYCTVDDDTPVFSAPDLGSRVVTLVERNTCFHGDMKGEWLFLQDTPIYYIHGYTVIEDTEPAADKNEANGFREYDPRNKQNVRSRCVDVEGINTCASARSIPNHRQEKRFLMGDATWTQWIEWSECNTAVCNIEGTRNRTRLCFVLNPNVQANCNGGDSIQLQKCTKPCLVDGSWGAWEGWSVCYCNGFRPRYRKCDSPPPLNGGHVCNGSEFEVGMCNRTSNTNCPVNGKWTDWSAWSTCSVSCENGTQSRNRYCTNPPPAYGGKDCGLDDSAFQNCSTSIPCPDQITCTFDAPLNCTWHNVDLFDNMDWIVFNGSTNTDDTGPSSDHTFGNSTGKYIYLESSAPSEECDKAWYQSGIIQPGFNAPVCVQFWYHMYGADIGSLNIYMATGPKLPGKLLWTVSGNQGDVWKSGHVPLSYTSNISIIAEATVGNGFHGDIGLDDLMFTQSTCFLYPSMANAQWAATCPTTTISPGHWSPWFNGQCSVTCGNGTLTRMRHCSSGHTDDCAGTSSEVIGCQKPPCGVWSEWFLGDCSVTCGDGTLSRMRICSSGHDEDCPGSAFDAMRCSQGPC